A genome region from Labilibaculum antarcticum includes the following:
- a CDS encoding ice-binding family protein: protein MNIKKFLPTLAMAVVALTVGCDDDESTNTNTDNPIIIPVQTTVQTAVNLRSAGDYVILAGSGISNVPTSEITGNIGLSPAAGSFLTGFSETLPAGGASSAADQVTGDLFASNYAVPTPSNLTTAKGDLTTAYNDAAGRTSTDMVLLAGNIGGLTLAPGLYKSNGALEISSGNLTFDAKGDASAVFIIQIASTLNTTSGREVILSGGALASNIFWQVGTSATIGTTSIFKGIIMADQSISLNTGATVNGRLLARIGEITLEGNTVSE from the coding sequence ATGAATATTAAAAAATTTTTACCGACGCTTGCTATGGCAGTTGTTGCGTTAACCGTAGGTTGTGACGATGATGAATCGACCAACACCAACACTGATAATCCAATAATAATTCCGGTTCAAACAACAGTACAAACTGCTGTTAATCTTAGATCAGCCGGCGATTATGTTATTTTAGCTGGTTCCGGTATCTCAAATGTACCGACCTCAGAAATTACAGGGAATATAGGGTTAAGCCCAGCTGCCGGATCTTTCCTAACAGGGTTTTCAGAAACACTTCCAGCTGGGGGAGCTTCTTCAGCAGCCGATCAAGTGACTGGAGATTTGTTCGCATCCAATTATGCGGTTCCAACTCCTTCTAACTTAACAACAGCTAAAGGTGATCTAACTACTGCATACAACGATGCTGCAGGAAGAACAAGTACTGACATGGTGCTTTTAGCAGGAAATATTGGTGGACTAACACTAGCACCAGGTCTTTACAAATCAAATGGTGCTCTTGAAATATCATCAGGTAACCTTACTTTTGATGCAAAGGGAGATGCTAGTGCAGTATTTATTATTCAGATAGCATCTACACTAAATACAACATCCGGACGTGAGGTTATTCTTAGCGGAGGAGCCTTAGCTTCAAACATCTTTTGGCAGGTGGGTACTTCAGCTACTATTGGAACCACTTCAATATTTAAGGGAATTATTATGGCTGATCAATCAATTTCATTAAATACAGGAGCAACTGTTAATGGTAGATTGTTGGCAAGAATAGGTGAAATAACCTTAGAAGGAAACACAGTTAGTGAATAA